The following nucleotide sequence is from Candidatus Methanosuratincola sp..
GTGAAGTCCTGCGAGGCTGTTGGCGGTGACAGGGGCTCGGCGTTCGCGCCTGCCGCCGCGGTCGAGCTCCTCCACAACTTCACGCTCATCCACGATGACATAATGGACAACGACACAATGCGGCGTGGGGTTCCGACGGTCCACGTGCTCTGGGGGACCCCCACCGCGATACTCGCCGGCGACCTCCTCTTCGCGAAGGCTTTCCAAGCAGTATTGAAGAATACGCTTGACGACAAAAAGGCGAGGCTGGCGGCCTCTGCGCTAGCAGATGCCACCGTCAGGCTCTCAGTAGGTCAGTTTCAGGACATGTCATTCGAGGAGAAGGAGGAGATAACCGAGGAAGAATACTTGGAGATGATCTCGGGTAAGACGGCCGCCCTATTCCAGGCATGCGCCGAGATCGGAGCGATCGTTGGGGGAGGTAGCATGGACAGCGTCGCTAAACTCGGGGCATACGGATGGAACCTCGGCATGGCTTTCCAGATATTCGACGACTACCTCGGCATCACCTCGGACGAGGAAGAGCTAGGCAAACCGGTTGGCAATGATCTGAGGGAGGGGAAAAAAACACTGATAGTGATCAGGGGAATGCAGACCAGATCCAGGGACTTGATAAAGACCCTCCTCGGAAACAAAAATGCGACCAAGGCACAACTGACGAACCTCATTTCCTCGCTCGAGGAGGACGGCGTTCTTGGTTACGTCAAGGGAAAAGCCATGGGGTATGTCGAGGATGCAAAGAAGGCCCTCTCCTTCCTGCCCGACTCTGAACCAAAGAAATCTCTGGCTCAGCTTGTCGAGTTCGCTGTAATGAGGAAAAAGTAGGCAAGCGCGGCGGACACGACAAAAAGATAAGTGCTCCCTCGCACAAGTGTCTCTCTCATAACGAAGGTGATCACGTTGAACCGACCTACCGAGGAAGAGCGGATAAGGAAGCTGCTCCGGAACCATGCCTTGCTCAACGCCCTCAAGTACGGCGGGAAGGCAAATCCAAAAGCAGTGGCGGGCAAAGTCTTTGCAGAGGAGCCTGCGCTCAAGTCCAGGGCTGCCGAGATCTTCCGATTGGCCGAGGAGGTGTCGGCCGAGATCAATGCAATGGCTCCGGAAGCCCAAAAGGCGCTGGCAGAGTCGGCGGGCCTTTCCGCAGAGAAAGAGAAACCAAAGCCCCAGCAGCACCTGCTCCCTCCGCTCCCCAACGCCGAAAGATACCCGAAGATCCACGTCAGGTTTGCGCCAAACCCCGACTCGGTCATACACCTCGGGAACAGCCGTGCCGCCATCCTAAGCGATGAATACGCAAAGATCTACAACGGGTCCTTCACCCTCCGCTTCGAGGATACTTCCCCCTCAATCAAACCGCCCCAGCCCGAAGCATACGAGGCGATCAAGGAGGATCTGAGGTGGCTGGGGGTGCGGTGGGACAACGAAGTGATCCAGTCGGACCGCCTCCAGATATACTACGAGTATGCTGAGAAGCTGCTGAGGATCGGCGGGGCTTACGTATGCACCTGCCCCGCTGAGCGGTTCAAGGAATTCGTATCCAAAAAGAAGCCGTGCCCCTGCAGGGATCTCCCAATCGAAGTTCAGTTATCGAGATGGAAAGGCATGCTTGATGGGAGCATAAGGAGGGGCGGAGCGGTCATGAGGGTGAAGACCCTCCTTGACCACCCCAACCCTGCCATAAGGGACTGGCCCGCAATGCGAATAGACACAAAACCCCACCCAAGGATAGGGACGAGGTACAGGGTTTGGCCGCTGTACAACTTTGCCTCGGGGATAGACGACCACCTGTTGGGGATAACCCACATCCTCAGGGGCAAGGAGCATGAGGTCAACATGGCACGTCAGAGGTTCATGTACGACTATTTCGGGTGGGATTATCCTGAAGCGATACACTACGGGCGGCTGAAGATCGAGGGCACCGTTCTGAGCAAGTCCAAGATAAGGGCAGGGATAGATTCTGGGATTTACGAGAACTGGGATGACCCCCGTCTCGGCACAATCTCCGCCCTACGGAGGCGCGGTTTCCTGCCCGAGACGATACGGCGCCTGATCTTGGAGGTCGGCGTCAGGCCGTCCGAGGCAACAATTAGCTGGGAGAACCTCTCATCTATCAACCGCAAGCTCCTTGACCCTGTATCAAAGCGGTACATCTTCGTCGCTGATCCGAAGGTAATCCTTGTCGAGGGCGTCGGTCGGGACTTCGAGGTGAACATACCCGTGCATCCAGACCATCCCGAGTGGGGATCGAGACACTTCAAGATCGGCCCAGGTTCAAGGATAGTGGTACAGTCCTCGGACCTGTCCGGCGCGAAGAGTAACCCGTATCTGCGCCTAATGAATCTCTTCAACATCGAGGTCACCTCTGATGGTCGCTGCGCGTTCCACAGCGAGGGGGTAGCGGA
It contains:
- a CDS encoding polyprenyl synthetase family protein, with translation MIESDMASIAGEVGALIDSMLGRKDTLFNSARHLPSHGGKRMRPYLVVKSCEAVGGDRGSAFAPAAAVELLHNFTLIHDDIMDNDTMRRGVPTVHVLWGTPTAILAGDLLFAKAFQAVLKNTLDDKKARLAASALADATVRLSVGQFQDMSFEEKEEITEEEYLEMISGKTAALFQACAEIGAIVGGGSMDSVAKLGAYGWNLGMAFQIFDDYLGITSDEEELGKPVGNDLREGKKTLIVIRGMQTRSRDLIKTLLGNKNATKAQLTNLISSLEEDGVLGYVKGKAMGYVEDAKKALSFLPDSEPKKSLAQLVEFAVMRKK
- a CDS encoding glutamate--tRNA ligase, giving the protein MNRPTEEERIRKLLRNHALLNALKYGGKANPKAVAGKVFAEEPALKSRAAEIFRLAEEVSAEINAMAPEAQKALAESAGLSAEKEKPKPQQHLLPPLPNAERYPKIHVRFAPNPDSVIHLGNSRAAILSDEYAKIYNGSFTLRFEDTSPSIKPPQPEAYEAIKEDLRWLGVRWDNEVIQSDRLQIYYEYAEKLLRIGGAYVCTCPAERFKEFVSKKKPCPCRDLPIEVQLSRWKGMLDGSIRRGGAVMRVKTLLDHPNPAIRDWPAMRIDTKPHPRIGTRYRVWPLYNFASGIDDHLLGITHILRGKEHEVNMARQRFMYDYFGWDYPEAIHYGRLKIEGTVLSKSKIRAGIDSGIYENWDDPRLGTISALRRRGFLPETIRRLILEVGVRPSEATISWENLSSINRKLLDPVSKRYIFVADPKVILVEGVGRDFEVNIPVHPDHPEWGSRHFKIGPGSRIVVQSSDLSGAKSNPYLRLMNLFNIEVTSDGRCAFHSEGVAEARTLGAPIVQWLPDGAGVPISVVKPDASRDSGLVDIGVLNEDLPQVFQFYRYGFVRVCRSGAALIGYFTHN